In a single window of the Pseudomonadota bacterium genome:
- a CDS encoding Imm52 family immunity protein: protein MIRAFLGAYWGPRRESVGSCARRLSDLLMSMAECGWSSTEWRVGATAVKPSLEQPIKISREAITQLLAPNKSETDGSVIEDLGFSLSFWAGDPERPTGFSATCGAFASQINNSVVLRFPAGDPILEYPAIDFENLLRCFVDCLEPNAAVLSSMGWIKKHKATTAWESGGWISYSSETQELVVSKDDWI from the coding sequence GTGATAAGAGCATTTTTAGGTGCGTATTGGGGGCCACGTAGGGAAAGTGTTGGTAGTTGTGCTCGCCGTTTGTCCGATCTGCTAATGAGCATGGCCGAATGTGGTTGGTCTTCGACAGAGTGGAGGGTTGGTGCGACAGCGGTCAAACCCTCATTGGAACAACCTATCAAAATCTCGCGTGAAGCAATCACTCAGTTGCTCGCGCCGAACAAAAGCGAGACCGATGGTTCTGTAATCGAGGATTTAGGCTTCAGTCTTAGTTTTTGGGCTGGAGACCCGGAAAGGCCTACTGGATTCAGTGCGACGTGTGGTGCCTTCGCTAGTCAGATTAATAATTCGGTCGTCCTCCGATTCCCAGCGGGAGATCCAATTCTAGAATACCCTGCCATCGATTTTGAAAACCTTCTTCGGTGTTTCGTTGATTGTTTAGAGCCAAACGCAGCGGTGCTGAGCAGCATGGGTTGGATAAAAAAACACAAGGCGACGACTGCCTGGGAATCAGGTGGGTGGATTAGTTACAGCTCTGAAACTCAAGAATTGGTTGTTTCAAAAGACGACTGGATCTAG